A portion of the Candidatus Binatota bacterium genome contains these proteins:
- the atpH gene encoding ATP synthase F1 subunit delta: protein MISGAAARRYARALFSLADEENRVQETGQELAQLADGLGGVEGDPLAAGRMGLAQRQRIAAAMVAGAGEGSTIGRFVRLLAKKDRLAELPAIDECYRAMEDEVEGRVRIAVRSASELTAAELDSIAQRFADLAGGRTGGTVLPELEVDPDLLGGVEVEVQGRVFDGSVRTRLRRLARSMGGNG from the coding sequence GTGATTTCGGGAGCCGCAGCACGGCGCTACGCGCGGGCCCTGTTTTCATTGGCCGACGAAGAAAACCGGGTACAGGAAACCGGGCAGGAGCTGGCGCAACTCGCCGATGGCCTGGGCGGGGTGGAAGGGGATCCGCTGGCCGCTGGCCGCATGGGCCTTGCCCAACGACAGCGAATTGCCGCCGCCATGGTGGCGGGTGCCGGCGAGGGTTCAACGATCGGGCGTTTCGTGAGGCTGCTCGCCAAAAAGGACCGGCTGGCCGAATTGCCGGCTATAGATGAGTGTTATCGCGCCATGGAGGACGAGGTCGAGGGTCGCGTGAGAATCGCGGTCAGGTCGGCCAGCGAACTTACGGCAGCCGAGCTCGATTCCATCGCGCAGCGTTTTGCTGATCTCGCGGGTGGTCGGACCGGTGGTACCGTGCTGCCAGAGCTCGAGGTTGATCCTGACCTGCTGGGCGGAGTCGAAGTAGAAGTGCAGGGACGGGTATTTGACGGTAGCGTGCGCACGCGCTTGCGAAGGTTGGCCCGTAGCATGGGCGGGAACGGCTGA
- the atpC gene encoding ATP synthase F1 subunit epsilon, whose product MNLRLRIVTPERVLADTEVSELTAPGVAGEFGVLPEHVTFLGGLDTGVLSYTDAKGDNHELVVSGGYAEVVGDIVTVLADSAQPAGEIDAEAAARDRDQAQATLDDPAADTAATEAALLALKLAETRLGVS is encoded by the coding sequence GTGAACCTTCGCCTTCGCATAGTGACCCCGGAAAGGGTCCTCGCCGATACCGAGGTCAGTGAGCTCACGGCTCCGGGTGTCGCCGGGGAGTTCGGTGTACTGCCCGAGCACGTTACTTTTCTTGGCGGACTGGACACCGGTGTGCTCAGTTACACCGACGCAAAGGGTGACAATCACGAGCTCGTAGTGAGCGGCGGATACGCCGAGGTCGTGGGCGATATAGTCACCGTACTCGCTGACAGCGCCCAACCGGCAGGCGAAATTGACGCCGAAGCGGCAGCCCGGGACCGTGACCAGGCCCAGGCGACACTCGACGATCCGGCGGCTGATACCGCTGCCACCGAGGCTGCGCTGCTGGCTCTCAAGCTGGCCGAGACACGGCTGGGCGTGAGCTGA
- the atpD gene encoding F0F1 ATP synthase subunit beta, with product MAKGRITQVMGAVVDVKFPPGEVPDILTALTVTNTAINDEPDNLVMEVAAHLGESTVRTIAMDSSEGLVRGAEVTNTGQAITTPVGEAVLGRILNVIGEPVDGGGPVEATERWPIHRAAPEFTEQSTAVEAFETGIKVVDLLCPYAKGGKIGLFGGAGVGKTVIIMELINNLAQAHGGYSVFGGVGERTREGNDLWMEMRESGVIDKTALIYGQMNEPPGARARVALTALTCCEYFRDHDGKDVLLFIDNIFRFTQANSEVSALLGRMPSAVGYQPTLGTDLGGLQERITTTTKGSITSVQAIYVPADDLTDPAPATTFTHLDATTVLSRQIAELGIYPAVDPLDSTSRILDPNVVGQEHYDVARSVQEVLQRYKDLQDIIAILGMDELSEEDKLVVARARKVQRFLSQPFHVAETFTGTPGVYVKREDAISGFKELIEGKHDDMPEQAFYMVGTIEQAREKAEKMAA from the coding sequence ATGGCTAAAGGCAGGATAACCCAGGTGATGGGCGCAGTGGTGGACGTGAAATTTCCACCCGGCGAGGTGCCCGACATCCTGACCGCTCTCACGGTCACCAACACGGCTATCAATGACGAGCCCGACAACCTGGTAATGGAGGTCGCGGCCCATCTCGGCGAGAGCACGGTACGAACCATAGCCATGGACTCCAGCGAAGGACTGGTGCGCGGCGCGGAGGTCACCAACACCGGCCAGGCCATCACCACCCCGGTGGGCGAGGCGGTCCTGGGGCGCATTCTCAACGTCATCGGCGAGCCGGTTGACGGCGGTGGACCGGTAGAGGCTACCGAAAGGTGGCCCATACACAGGGCTGCCCCCGAGTTTACCGAGCAGTCGACGGCCGTCGAGGCTTTTGAAACCGGCATCAAGGTGGTCGACCTTCTTTGTCCTTACGCCAAGGGCGGCAAGATCGGACTGTTCGGCGGTGCTGGCGTTGGCAAGACCGTCATCATCATGGAGTTGATCAACAACCTGGCCCAGGCACACGGAGGTTACTCGGTGTTCGGGGGCGTAGGCGAGCGCACCCGTGAAGGCAACGACCTCTGGATGGAGATGCGCGAGTCGGGGGTTATCGACAAGACGGCGTTGATATACGGGCAGATGAACGAGCCGCCCGGCGCGCGTGCGCGGGTGGCCCTGACGGCGCTCACCTGTTGCGAGTACTTTCGCGACCATGACGGCAAGGACGTTCTGTTGTTCATCGACAACATTTTCAGGTTCACGCAGGCCAACTCGGAAGTGTCGGCCCTGCTCGGCCGCATGCCTTCGGCTGTGGGTTACCAGCCCACCCTGGGTACTGATCTTGGTGGCCTGCAGGAGCGCATCACGACCACGACTAAGGGTTCGATTACCTCGGTGCAGGCGATTTACGTGCCGGCCGATGATCTCACCGACCCGGCGCCGGCAACGACCTTTACCCACCTGGACGCCACTACGGTATTGTCGCGGCAGATCGCCGAGCTGGGCATTTACCCGGCCGTAGATCCGTTGGATTCAACCTCGCGCATACTTGACCCCAACGTGGTGGGACAAGAGCACTACGACGTGGCCCGCTCGGTGCAGGAAGTCCTGCAGCGCTACAAGGATCTGCAGGACATCATTGCGATTCTTGGCATGGACGAGCTCTCCGAAGAGGACAAGCTCGTGGTGGCTCGGGCCCGCAAGGTGCAGCGTTTCCTTTCCCAGCCCTTCCACGTTGCCGAGACCTTTACCGGCACGCCGGGTGTTTACGTCAAGCGCGAAGATGCGATTTCGGGCTTCAAGGAACTGATCGAAGGCAAGCACGACGATATGCCCGAGCAGGCCTTCTACATGGTAGGCACCATCGAACAGGCCCGCGAGAAAGCCGAGAAGATGGCGGCCTGA
- a CDS encoding F0F1 ATP synthase subunit alpha: MQIRASEISDIIRDEIRNFDREVEIRETGRVLSSADGIARIHGLDRVALGELLEFEGGIYGMALNLEEDNVGAAVFGDPEKISEGGEVKRTGRIAEVPVGKGLLGRVVNALGQPIDGLGDIESSESRRIEVKAPGIVDRQSVNEPLQTGIKAVDSMIPIGRGQRELIIGDRQTGKTAVAIDTIINQKGGDVVCIYVAIGQKRSSVAQVVDRLKKHGSMDYTIVVAATASEAAPLQFLAAYAGVAMGEYFRDNGQHALIVYDDLSKQATAYRQLSLLLRRPPGREAYPGDVFYLHSRLLERAAKMNDSVGGGSLTALPIIETQAGDVAAYIPTNVISITDGQIYLESDLFFSGVRPAVNVGLSVSRVGGAAQIKAMKKVAGTLRLDLAQFREMAAFAQFGSDLDAATQKQLAQGELLVEVLKQGQYEPMPIERQVVILYAATNGLMGDVSPSDVGRYESELMSYLDNSHAELLPAIAEKKELDDDLKAKLDAALEQFQGIFAA; encoded by the coding sequence ATGCAGATCAGGGCATCAGAGATCAGCGATATTATCAGGGACGAGATACGGAACTTTGACCGCGAGGTTGAGATCCGTGAAACCGGTCGCGTGCTTTCGAGCGCCGACGGCATCGCCCGCATACATGGACTTGACCGCGTCGCCCTGGGCGAACTGCTTGAGTTTGAGGGTGGTATTTACGGCATGGCGTTGAACCTCGAAGAGGACAACGTTGGCGCGGCCGTGTTCGGCGACCCGGAAAAAATCTCTGAGGGCGGCGAGGTAAAGCGTACCGGTCGTATCGCCGAGGTTCCGGTGGGCAAGGGCCTGCTCGGGCGGGTGGTCAACGCACTGGGCCAGCCCATAGACGGACTGGGTGATATCGAGAGCAGCGAGAGCCGCCGCATCGAGGTCAAGGCGCCTGGCATCGTGGATCGGCAGTCTGTGAACGAGCCACTGCAGACGGGTATCAAGGCCGTAGATTCGATGATCCCGATCGGTCGTGGCCAGCGCGAGCTGATCATCGGAGACCGACAGACCGGCAAGACCGCGGTGGCCATAGACACCATCATCAACCAGAAGGGCGGCGACGTGGTTTGCATATACGTCGCCATCGGCCAGAAGCGGTCTTCGGTGGCGCAGGTGGTAGACCGCCTCAAGAAACACGGCTCGATGGACTACACCATAGTGGTCGCGGCCACGGCGTCGGAGGCGGCCCCGCTGCAGTTCCTCGCGGCCTACGCGGGCGTGGCCATGGGTGAATACTTTCGCGACAACGGCCAGCACGCCCTGATCGTTTACGATGACCTGTCCAAGCAGGCCACCGCTTATCGCCAGTTGTCGTTGCTCCTCAGACGGCCGCCGGGGCGCGAGGCCTACCCGGGTGACGTGTTCTATCTGCACTCGCGCCTGCTCGAACGCGCGGCGAAGATGAATGACTCCGTGGGGGGAGGTTCGCTCACAGCCCTGCCTATCATCGAGACCCAGGCCGGCGACGTGGCGGCTTATATTCCCACCAACGTGATCTCGATCACCGACGGGCAGATATACCTCGAGTCGGACCTGTTCTTTTCAGGCGTTCGCCCCGCGGTGAACGTGGGCCTGTCGGTTTCTCGAGTGGGTGGTGCGGCCCAGATCAAGGCGATGAAAAAAGTTGCCGGGACACTGCGCCTCGACCTCGCCCAGTTTCGCGAGATGGCGGCCTTTGCGCAGTTCGGATCAGATCTTGACGCTGCCACCCAGAAACAGCTGGCCCAGGGCGAACTGCTCGTCGAAGTGCTCAAGCAGGGGCAGTACGAGCCCATGCCCATCGAGCGACAGGTGGTGATTCTCTACGCGGCGACCAACGGATTGATGGGCGATGTCAGCCCGTCGGATGTGGGGCGCTACGAGAGCGAGTTGATGAGTTACCTCGACAATTCGCATGCCGAGTTGCTGCCGGCCATAGCCGAGAAAAAAGAACTCGATGACGATCTCAAGGCGAAGCTCGACGCGGCGCTTGAGCAGTTCCAGGGAATCTTCGCGGCCTGA
- the rsmG gene encoding 16S rRNA (guanine(527)-N(7))-methyltransferase RsmG, with the protein MKGELSRLQAGAASLGLALDDELALRLIDYLDELYRWNRVQRLTAIPREHAVEAQLLDSLALVDCLSGCSDIVDLGSGAGLPGVPLAVVMPGVRVTLVEKRRKRAGFLEQVVRCCELTDCSVINEDVESPEVRDRCFDAVVSRAFQAPHRFMETGAGLLRDGGRLLVMAGGTAAQPDPGHGGLQFERQKDYDLGWAGGRRLFVYRLHDDSQG; encoded by the coding sequence ATGAAAGGCGAGCTCTCCAGGCTGCAGGCTGGAGCAGCCTCGTTGGGGCTGGCGCTGGACGACGAGCTCGCGCTCAGGTTGATAGATTATCTCGACGAGCTTTACCGTTGGAACCGGGTCCAGCGGCTTACAGCTATCCCCCGAGAACATGCGGTAGAAGCCCAGCTGCTTGATTCGTTGGCCCTGGTAGACTGCCTTTCGGGCTGCAGCGACATTGTTGACCTCGGAAGCGGCGCGGGCTTGCCTGGTGTGCCCCTGGCGGTGGTTATGCCGGGCGTGCGTGTAACCCTGGTTGAGAAACGCCGCAAGCGGGCCGGCTTTCTGGAACAGGTGGTCAGATGCTGTGAGCTGACCGACTGCAGCGTAATCAACGAGGACGTCGAATCCCCTGAGGTCCGGGACCGGTGTTTTGACGCCGTGGTGTCGCGGGCTTTTCAGGCCCCGCATCGTTTCATGGAGACGGGGGCGGGTTTGCTTCGCGATGGGGGGCGCCTGCTGGTCATGGCCGGCGGCACTGCGGCTCAGCCCGACCCCGGGCACGGTGGCCTGCAGTTTGAGCGGCAGAAGGATTACGATCTAGGGTGGGCCGGTGGCCGCCGGCTCTTCGTTTATCGGCTGCACGACGACAGCCAGGGCTGA
- the atpG gene encoding ATP synthase F1 subunit gamma — protein sequence MANLKDIRKRISSVRSTQQITRAMKMVSAAKLRRAEDQVAASRPYSEKLQSLLANLANRVEASSHPFLGEGSDAPVHVLLITSDRGLCGAYNSNLSKAAEAFMASEQGKGASLTVCGRRGNDYFKKRSDRVLTAHVNVPGGVSLELAREVSAEAARLFTEGDAGSVYLVYSEFKSAMTQIVRTRQILPIDRGEASSQQDGAAGSAENDDEATDYLFEPGAEELLAGLLPRYLETTVYQAMLEGAASEHGARMTAMDSATRNAGEMMDALTLQMNKARQATITGELMEIIAGAEALNG from the coding sequence ATGGCCAACCTCAAAGACATCCGTAAGCGCATCTCTTCGGTGCGCAGCACCCAGCAGATAACGCGGGCCATGAAGATGGTGTCGGCCGCCAAGCTGCGCAGGGCGGAAGACCAGGTGGCCGCGTCGCGCCCGTATTCTGAAAAGCTTCAGTCGCTGCTGGCCAACCTGGCCAACAGGGTCGAGGCTTCCTCGCACCCATTTCTGGGCGAGGGTAGCGACGCGCCGGTGCACGTGCTGCTGATCACGTCGGACCGTGGACTTTGCGGAGCCTACAACAGCAACCTTTCCAAGGCCGCAGAGGCTTTCATGGCGTCTGAGCAGGGAAAGGGTGCTTCGCTCACCGTTTGTGGGCGGCGGGGCAATGACTATTTTAAGAAGCGCAGCGACCGTGTTTTGACTGCGCACGTCAACGTACCTGGCGGGGTGAGCCTGGAGCTCGCGCGTGAAGTTTCAGCCGAGGCTGCCCGCTTGTTTACCGAGGGCGACGCCGGCTCGGTGTACCTGGTTTACTCGGAGTTCAAATCGGCCATGACCCAGATAGTCCGCACCCGGCAGATACTGCCCATCGACCGAGGGGAGGCATCGTCGCAGCAGGACGGCGCCGCTGGAAGCGCCGAGAACGACGATGAGGCGACAGACTACCTGTTTGAGCCGGGGGCCGAGGAGCTGCTGGCGGGCCTGTTGCCCCGTTACCTGGAGACCACCGTCTACCAGGCGATGCTCGAAGGGGCGGCGAGTGAACACGGCGCGCGTATGACGGCAATGGACAGCGCCACGCGTAATGCCGGCGAGATGATGGACGCGCTGACACTGCAGATGAACAAGGCGAGGCAGGCAACGATTACCGGTGAACTCATGGAGATCATCGCCGGAGCCGAGGCACTCAACGGTTAA
- a CDS encoding ParB/RepB/Spo0J family partition protein has translation MVSRRQALGKGLDAIFGAATASEAGPDDASSESSARTEVKPGAGGQAVEGQAAGGLPSWPKGQGLVDVERIWAGRGQPRRNFDEQPMRELADSIKQNGIIQPLVVTRSKGGYEVIAGERRLRAATLAGLQQVPVIVREEVSEGELVELALVENIQRQDLSPLEEASAYRRLVNEYGYTQEDVARRVGKSRASVANSLRLNGLPAPVKELLESSELSEGHARALLALPTAALQIKSAKRVCKRGLSVRQTEKEVRRIIDSQAGSATDDGEQTGSKAGSADLETSGLEEQLGRALSTRVRVRRKGKGGRVEIEFYSEEELSGLADRLLA, from the coding sequence ATAGTGAGCAGGAGACAAGCACTGGGCAAAGGGCTTGACGCGATATTCGGGGCGGCCACTGCCAGCGAAGCCGGCCCCGACGATGCTTCTTCGGAAAGCTCTGCGCGGACAGAAGTAAAGCCGGGAGCTGGTGGCCAGGCTGTCGAAGGCCAGGCTGCGGGTGGCCTGCCGAGCTGGCCCAAGGGCCAGGGCCTCGTGGACGTGGAGCGCATCTGGGCGGGCCGCGGTCAGCCGAGGCGCAACTTTGATGAGCAGCCGATGCGCGAGCTTGCGGATTCGATCAAGCAGAACGGCATCATACAGCCGCTGGTTGTTACTCGCAGCAAGGGTGGTTACGAGGTCATAGCCGGCGAACGTCGTCTGCGTGCGGCCACACTGGCTGGCCTGCAGCAGGTGCCGGTTATCGTGCGCGAAGAGGTTTCCGAGGGCGAGCTGGTCGAACTTGCGCTGGTTGAGAACATACAGAGGCAGGATCTCTCACCCCTGGAAGAGGCTTCGGCCTATCGGCGACTGGTCAACGAATACGGCTACACCCAGGAGGATGTCGCCAGGCGGGTGGGTAAGTCGCGTGCAAGCGTTGCCAACTCGCTGCGCTTGAATGGCTTGCCGGCGCCGGTCAAAGAACTGCTCGAGAGCTCGGAGTTGAGCGAGGGCCACGCCCGCGCGTTGCTTGCGCTGCCGACGGCTGCCTTGCAGATAAAGTCCGCAAAGAGAGTGTGCAAACGGGGTCTGTCGGTCAGGCAGACAGAGAAAGAAGTGCGCCGTATCATCGATTCCCAAGCTGGCAGCGCCACCGATGATGGGGAGCAGACTGGCTCGAAGGCCGGCTCTGCGGATCTCGAAACAAGTGGGCTGGAGGAGCAGCTCGGGCGTGCACTTTCCACGCGCGTGCGGGTGCGTCGTAAGGGTAAAGGCGGTCGCGTGGAGATCGAGTTCTACTCGGAAGAAGAGCTTAGCGGGCTGGCCGATCGGCTGCTGGCCTGA
- a CDS encoding ParA family protein encodes MGRIVAVANQKGGVGKTTTAVNMAAALALTGHRTLLVDLDSQGSASSGVGANSSSGVTVYDVLVNDTPASSALCTTELAELDVIPADRSLAGAELELVSEEAREYRLREKLEEVRSGYECVLIDCPPSLGMITVNALSAADSVLIPLQCEYYALEGLTGLLDTVERIRGAFNPALVVDGILLTMFDSRTTLSRQVAEQVRKHFQSLVLSTVIPRNVRISESPSHGLPVLLYDPASKGAEAYRAAGEELLTKILRTSSSESRAGGHSEQETSTGQRA; translated from the coding sequence ATGGGGCGCATAGTAGCAGTAGCAAATCAAAAAGGTGGTGTGGGTAAAACTACGACCGCCGTCAATATGGCTGCGGCGTTGGCCTTGACCGGTCACCGTACGCTACTCGTCGATCTTGATTCCCAGGGCAGCGCTTCAAGCGGGGTCGGAGCCAACAGCAGTAGCGGGGTTACGGTCTATGACGTACTCGTTAACGACACGCCGGCTTCATCGGCCCTATGCACCACCGAGCTCGCCGAACTCGACGTAATTCCTGCTGACCGCAGCCTTGCGGGGGCTGAGCTTGAACTTGTCAGCGAAGAGGCCAGGGAGTACCGCCTGCGTGAAAAGCTTGAGGAAGTGCGGTCTGGCTATGAATGCGTTCTTATAGACTGCCCGCCTTCGCTGGGGATGATTACCGTCAACGCGTTGTCGGCAGCTGACTCGGTGCTCATCCCGCTGCAGTGCGAGTACTACGCACTTGAGGGGCTCACAGGCCTGCTCGACACGGTGGAGCGCATACGCGGCGCTTTCAACCCAGCGCTGGTGGTCGACGGCATACTGCTGACAATGTTTGATAGTCGGACCACACTCAGCCGCCAGGTGGCTGAACAGGTAAGGAAACATTTTCAGAGCCTTGTGTTGAGCACGGTCATCCCGCGCAACGTCCGAATAAGTGAGAGCCCTTCGCACGGCTTGCCGGTGCTGTTGTACGACCCGGCGTCAAAGGGGGCCGAAGCCTACCGCGCGGCAGGCGAAGAATTGCTGACGAAAATATTAAGAACAAGCTCGTCGGAGAGTCGGGCAGGAGGGCATAGTGAGCAGGAGACAAGCACTGGGCAAAGGGCTTGA